Within the Hermetia illucens chromosome 6, iHerIll2.2.curated.20191125, whole genome shotgun sequence genome, the region taccaatccaccaaTACTCATCAGCTTCTGTAAATAGTAACCTGTTCACCCTCTAAGAGCGCAGTTAATGTACTAAACAGACAATTTTttaggagtagggtaggtggatgcgtttacgcacagagtattggactcccaCAACAGTATGCCGTTGGACTACCAATAATCCGGCCCACACCTCCCTGTCCACTAGCCTGGAACTATTTTCCACATTACTTCGCGCTAACCCTCccggctttggaagccttcaattcagcaaattcctttcaccaagggagggggagggaaggaagggagttgttaatgccatccgatccctccgccgagcgagttcaatcttcttctaaGAAGAGCGcgaacataatgtgcaacacGGCCCCATCTGCtaacgctcctcagcatctctttcaCAATGTTGTCTCTAGAGAGCTGCCCTGTATCTGCATAAACCTGCTGTCGAAAACCGCCTCACctttcacaaaagaaaaagacGGTGCTGACCGCCACTCCATTccagaatacacaatcaggagattgcgccttcccaatcttaagcaggtaagactaaaaacccCCATCCCAACTTATAAGTTGGGTAAAGACGTAATAAATCTCACCATGCATTCGATTCAGCCACAGATCTAAATtctcgatgagctgcgcagtccatttgcctcttggttcattttgccaagagagttgccactcagtatggatgcgttgacgttctcCACTGGCAAacatctcttaagttttcggtcttacggcggtagataactttaagctccttggcaaggacggcaacggggatcactcccggaATCACCATCATAGCCGCTTCAGTGACAGTGCGATAAGTAAACGCCACTCTCAAAACtctccgtctctgcacttgagcaaggcgcttatgatgcacctccttgtcaagggcatcagcccatacctccgcgccataaagtagaacggactgcgttgctcccttAAGAAGACATCTCCTAgaagatatagggcccccaacattcgccattagccgactcaacgccaagactccagctgcagccctgtccactgctgctttgatttgttcgcaaaagttcatcttcgagtcaagcattaaaccgaggtatttaactgctggttttgactctatagtcaactcgccgatcaataTAGAACGCAGGGTCGGGAGTCTCTTTCCAATCGAggtgattacttcggttttttccagcgcaaggctgaaaccatgagcagtcattcatctgcttacccgtcgcatcaataagtctgctttgcacctgttcaacagtgcgtccgacaacaagtgtcgcaacgtcgtctggataaccgaccaggcgcggctcttcgggcatatcgctaTGGTACTCCCGACgcaatttccatcctcctctggctctctagcgtctcatagagcagggacctatctttcagataatccttcaatattcagcctagcatatctgtccttACGACATTGAAGGCATTTGGGACATCAAGcgctatgaggagcactatccattGAGATCGACGACTGTGTGCGTCAGCTTGATGTACCGCATCCACAACCTCGATAACAGCATCCTCCGTAGATCTCCCTGTTTTGAACACGAACTACTTTGAGAATAAgttctactcctgatgagagTCTTAAGCACTTTCCCGGTCGTTTCCCGTTTCTACTCCTGATGAGGGTTttaagcactttcccggccgtatcAAGcacacacagcggtcggtatgcagacgagagcccgggtctccttttcccttgctgatcagcgccaGTCTCGGTATCTTCCACAGAGAAAGAAAAATCTACTCCTTCAAACAAACGTTGAACACCCCGAACAGCAAGTGTGGCAGTTGGCGGAAcactagtttgtaaactttcgccGAGATACCATCATGATATGGCGCCTACTTGTTTTCCATATTGGGAACCGCTTCTTCAGGCTCTTTTCAGGGTCAATCCTCGAtggtttccgcgctattgacatcaacccgtacgtaTGTCTGGGAAATCATACCCATACAATGCGGTCAGTCTGGTCAGTACTtatagtatgcagggcttccgcagagccccgacttgccgggtgacaagcttataactAAGTCcctacgggtcctcattcacctcgttgaccaggttctgccagctacatactttgcttttatttatcgcgctgtgaAGTCTGCTTTACTACAAACATACTGAAAATCAGCTCAACGGCCTCACGTGAGACAAAATGGTTGAAACCTTGGAGGTGTGTCTATTATCCTTACTGCACAATAGAAGTAGTGATGTTTTATATTGAACAAATACTGatgtttcgggaacaacttgctcCCTTACTCAGTGCAACGAGTAACGTGTACCTTACAGGCCAGCTCACAGATCATGTTAAATTCTCAAATTTATATTTCCAGCAAGCATGGTGCCTCTATTTCTGGTCATCGGAACTCTTCTCTCCGGTTTCACTGCAGCCTACATGGGTCGCAAACGGGCAATGCTAGCCGCGACAGTTCCTCACATGGTAGGTATGGTGTTACTCTGCTTTGTGAGAGGCGTAGTTCCAGATTTCGTAGGAATTTCTTTATTGGGATTCGGAATGGGACTAGGAGAGTCAGCTATATCAACCTATATTTCCGAAACAAGGTAATTCACGAAGTTCTCGACCTGCATAGTTGTCactattttttccttttcagtgAAGCTCGATATCGAGGTATGCTTCTAGCCATTGCCAGTATAATGGTTCAACTTGCTACGCTTGTAATTTTTGCACTTGGCTCCATGTTTACTTGGCGGACAACAGTCCTTTTTGTACTTGGTGTCCCATACTTCACGGTAGTTATCATCGCAATAGTTCCAGAAGCGCCACTATGGCTTATTTCCAAGAATAGGAATGATGATGCCCTAAAAACCCTCCAATGGCTCCGAGGGTGGACCACTCCAGAACAAGTTAACTCTGAGTTTCGACAAATGCAGCTGCAGTATGACGTCTCTAAGGCATGCGAAAATTGTATAGGCAATGGTAAAACCAGTTCTTGCACCCACAACGATAAAAGGGGGTTGAAAAAATTGGGGGAAATATTTGCCTGGCGGAATTTTGCAGTATTCAAAATTGTTATTATGTTGTTTCTCATCAATCATTTATCCGGGGCCTTCCCGATGCGTCCTTTCATCATTCAAATATTGCGAGCCTATGGAGTATCTATCGACGAGTATCTGGCAACTGTTGTAATAGGCGCGGCAAGTGTCGTAGGCAAGATCCTGTCTGTGGTCGCCATCAAGATGTTTGGAAAGCGTGTGGTGGGGATGACTGCCCTAACTGCTACCTTCTTGTCACTTCTCGGACTAGCACTTTATGCCAATCTTCGTTTTCCATCTAACTGGATGTCCTTCAGGCATGAGATACCGGATACGATTTCAACCAGCATCATTCCATTGTTGCTATTCACGCTTTACTATTTCAGTCACAATTTCGGAATCGAGAGCATGCCTTTCATCGCACTTTGCGAAATGTTCCCTTTCAGGTATGTACAATTTATGGAGATACCAATTTATCTGACTTAAGAAACCCAAATTATTTCCAGAAACCGATGTATGTGCACCAGCCTATCGATAGCCATTGGTCAACTCATCAACTTCGCCGTAACTAAGAGCTACATCTATTTAGAGACTGGACTGACTCTTGCAGGGGTAATGTGGTTCTTTGCGAGCGTTTGCCTTATCGGGTAAGCTATTGAGAATCCTtagaaaaatatagaaaaatgaCTTAATCTTCTTTCTTATTGTTGAAGGTCCTTAAAATAGACTTTTGTTTGGCGGTGACCTACTGGTCCATTTCTTTAAGTCCAAAAAtaatcaagtcgggaaaccggaagctagacgcttcaggtatgaaaggttttgtgtatttcttttataaagagatttgggtgtgcatttgtcccattagcatgtagcatgtaaaatatgcatatattatgtgaaaatagccactttcaagtgatattgacattcatagtcttgaatttgcagaggagcacaGATTTGacttagtataactttgttagtaatagtgcgattttcaccaaatttggcaagatcatgatctatactgtagcccacactgttgcaaaattttgtgattctagggtgaacttaagggggttttcctgtcaattactaaaaattatagtaatatactattattaactttatttgaacaggtctcgatatggagggtatttcgcagcctaggcaccatatagtggcagccccctgattttttccagatttttctgtttggtagttcctgaaaatggattcgttaaagaaatgaccactttcaaccccccgcactccccaccttttcagcaaaagtcaaaactaataccggctttgaaaagtactaatcgagacctttaatttgataccccacatgactatatttggtgaaaaaaaatttacacccccttttgcatgtatggggacccccccctttaattcgtcgtaagaggatgtaactcactatatgcgtgagcgttcacagttcccacgtttctaccaaattttgtgtcaatcgctataaccgtctccgagaaaaatgcgtgtgacggacagacagacagacagacagacagacagacggacagacagacatacagtaaaccgattttaataaggttttgttttacaaacaaaaccttaaaaagtcacTGTGAGCTAAATACGGTAGATAGGGAGTTCGACACCCACTTCGTTAGCGAAAGCTTCCCTTTTTCCAGAGTTTTTGTAATTTTACGGATGACCTCCTCAGCTTTTTCAATAGTTTCTACAGGTCACCTCCTCATCAGGAACATTGTCGTCGGCCACCTGATGAATGGATCAAATTGCTTGCCAGGGCGCACAAtctaacccgtaggtcaccgttttcaGGAAAAACTCAATTATAGGTTCCTCAGGTTTTGCCTGCCAGAGAAGCCTAAGCCTGATTTGATCCTCCGGTCTCATTagtatctgccgatacatcttagtGATATCACTAGAGGTAGTACACATACGCAAAATTGCGTATTCTAGTGAGAATGTCTAAAATATGATCCTGCAACTTGGACCTGGGTGGATAATCCCGTTAAGGCTCACgtcatttgatgtcggactggaagcattgaaCATTCCGTAACTTTCTTGAAATGGCCTCCTCACGGACCATGCTTAAATACAGGATATAATATATCTCCCCGCTAGTGTCCGCCTGACGaccctttggaacttcagccatgtggcCCAAGTTCAAATATTAATTCATGAACTCATCCGAATTTAACTTAAGATCTTTATTCTTCAATCACCTTTTTTCCTGATCAAGATAGTACTACACGGCCTAATGAACCTTTACAAATAGGTCCTCGCAAATCACCTCATCTATGCGGTTAGAGTCGTCTCTACTTAAaggcatatcccaaaaagcccttaagtcATGTTCCCATTCCTTAGTAGTGCGATGCGGAAGATTCCGCCAAGACAGACACTATCCATCCCAACTTGGTGTTCTGGACCAGGAAACTACCTATGGTTTCTACTCTATTCACGAACAGTTGACCCCAAATAACACTGGAACATGAGATGTATGTTCCGTTATTGGatccgccaacttcttcccttgcAGCAACGCCTTTACTCGCTACGGCACCTGTGTAAGGGAGCCTTTAGTTACCCGCCTGACTACCAGCACCTTAGTGCGGACCTCGGACCCATCGaccaatttaagggtgagacacgcaaccgctgacactttccctgTTGACAAAACACGTACCCCTGAAACCTCGATTTTagtcttttattttttaactgAAGTTTCTTTACTTGATTATCTGTTATATAGCTGCTCTGGCTACCTTGATCGATCAGACACCGAACTGGAAAGGTATGTTTTATTCTTTTATCCCAAACCTAATGACAGCCGTGGGAGGAACAGTTCCCGACCATGACGAAGCTGTCGAATTTCCGGCATGATGAGCACCCAAAGACGGGTTGTCCCCTTTGCACGAATGCAAGACTGTAAGATGTTGTTCTTTACATACTTGGTattggagattcttgcgtttTTTGCACCCTTCCCTGATGTATTTGTGGGAGGCACAGTAAACGCAAATCTGGGGATAGGGTTGATATGTCGCTACGGAGGATCGGGATTTAGAGGATTTTGATTCTTTTTTGGGATAGGAACTATcggagcactcttccaatctttTGGGGAGCGTTGATGAGGCAATGATTGATGATGGAGGGCATGACGGGAGTAATGCTAGGGGCACATTTCTTGCGGAAGATGGAGGATATTTTGACTTGGGTCGACGAGAGCGTGTCTGGGTTGAGGAATGaggaaggaagggtgggaaaggAGTTGGGAGATTTTTCCGTTTATCTCGCTGTCAAAACGTGGTTcccggaagtggagggtgcagtagTGTGCCTGGAGGAAGTGGTGAGCaaggatgttcaccttttctATTGGGGGGGGGGAAGTTTTTGGAataggatcgcgttttgttggaccaatttgcctaaacGCGGATAGGTTTTCCTGAGCTTCCTATATGTACCAGGGTTCAGCTCGGTGttggagatattgggtgtagAGGGTGAGGATTCTTTCGTGGATGGACCTGTCCAGTTAGCGGATTTCGTAGAGTAGGTGAGAAGAttacggagagtatctatttctaaatagtctccacctgagggtctttttataCTGGATGTTGGTTAGGATGTCATGGGGGAGGgtgaataggttgcggtagtttAAGAGACGGGATAGGATCAGTTCGTCACATAATTGCCGAATTGACTGGGTCAATGGTGTCGTAGGGAACTGTActgttggatgggagtaggagaggctGAAGTTTGGTTTTGACGGCCAAgttgatgtgtttccagtttgcgcGCTGGAAGTCGTGAACTGAAggtggggtggaccgaacgaCTCTGTCTGGCAGTTAGATGTGAAAGATTATGGCATCATAGATTGTAGTGTGGATGTCGGAAATCAGCCAACCCCGctatgaatgggtacctgagttaaGTTAGAGTTATAAGCCAAGAGGGAAGGCAAGGCTTACCTCATTGCCTCCGAGTTATCTATGGTTTAGGAATGGAATGGGAACCAAGGCCTTCCagggtatacatatatatgtatagaaaATGTTTAAAGCTTTATGCTGGATAAGCCTTCTGGCTGTTCTAATTCAAATTGTGTATATAATGGACAATAGAGCCTGGTCCAAGCTTTACAGTGGGCCAACGTGCAAGAGAGTGTGAGAGAGTTATGCTGCTGTCGAATTTGGGAAGTGACACTAGAGCGAGAGTCACTACCTCAGGAATCATCTCCTTAGTGCTAGGTAGATCCTACCCCACGCccgcaggcgacaacattctgcctgacaccccaacaacaaaaaaaaggggaagaaagcagaactggaaactagtaaaagagatatgctcagaagctaagcTAAGGTgcgcagtgggaacttttaaatcactgaaatcacccgaagcactaatccagagaggcctaggaatcatcttagagtctcttctgatggTGATAAGGGGGAGCATAACGCTGGGATATATATCAAAGACATGGAGACGGGAaaaagtgatctttattcccaaagcgggtaaaaaggatccttttcactctaaatcgttcagaccaatttgcctaatatcgttcgtactcaaaacggtggagaaggtcatagacaactatattggaactaacgttctaaagcgtaatccccaacACACTTACCGGCCAGGACAGTCAGCTGAAACCGcgctgtatcagctgacggatgtactacgggatgccattagaaacaaaaaaaatagcacaacacatcgcacacagagatacaagatgccctgattcGCAATGGAGTGGGGAATGCCCTGGCTTTCTGAATGGGCAAAATGGtagaaagtaggcaaatagaagtaccggcaggtacaaattctattgtcatgaatactactcaaagtTTTGCACAGGGCGggatactatcgccgcttatgtggagtatggtaatgcacgaactcctggacgttcTAACAAAAACTGAAATACAAGTCCACGGTTACGCGgacaacattgttttaatctgtaggggcaaatatgagaatactctatgtgatagaatccaaactggactaacggTTACTAGTGCCTAATGCAGGAAGGTGAGACTGCTgatcaatccaaccaaaaccaccatagtaccattcactaggagacgtagaCTTGATCACCTCAGAGCCATAACGTTACataacatggaggtgaaacgagaaacagagatcaaatatttggaaattacgctagaccaaaaattactctggaagtcaCATGTCGGCAAGCCACGAGGACTCTGAtggcttgtaggtccatagcaggaaaaaaatggggttgtagcccgaagatactactttggatatatactgcaatagtaagaccaaagATTAccaatggggcggtaatctgagcaaaataaaccgaactcagcacgcaAGCACAAGCAATGAAGAcacgcccaacggcatccctggaggtccttctgggatcaacccctctccatctccaCATATAAATGCAGGCTAGGAGGGCTATATTCAGGATGGGCGGGAGTATCAGTAAAGCGGGGACCTGCCCAAATCGAAAGAAGAAAGTATCCCGAAttgctgataccaagggataacatgacaacgaggtttcactttgataataaGTTTGAAACAaagtaacaaagcaaactgggagagcgtggctgggacatacagcttaaaccaggaactgattacttggtgatCATTGGTCCTAGGAAAATGTTCTTGAGGCcgatgggtaggtacactagcatattccagccgGGAATATACGCCAGagacagatgtgccttctttaatctccaaaggaactaccgGGGGCAAAACAttactattctcaccgacaaccAAACAGCGatgaaggcacttaggtccaaccaggtaaactttaaactggcatgggaatgccttgagagactgaatacactcggctcgtccaacaaagtctggatGCTCTGGCCATGctgagttggaaggcaatgaggcagcggacgaattagccaagacgggagcagggacgcctttatagGGACCAGAACccatctgtggaatcggaaacgatttcatggctatgacattaaaaaatgaagaggaactgttgagagaactatactggcgagcctaccaggaatTGAGCAGTtcagggtacttattggggaatacgaacccaagcacACAGAGGAtggcttaaacctcaccaaaaagaacctccaaatcatagtggaaaactatcacctagggaagctggggGTACGGACACTGCCCTcaagttttgtgcggagtgtaatGAAAcatctatacacgtcctggcacagtgtctggcacttgcgcaaagtaggtcgaagaaagatctgaaagtagggaatatactaaagttcctgacggttatagacctgcttgagatactatggttaatgggtacactataaccagcaaacgcggcacaa harbors:
- the LOC119659357 gene encoding facilitated trehalose transporter Tret1-like yields the protein MEKTAQCRSLLAQTIASLAKDFNLILSGIALSIPTIAIPELTDKEKGTMSYLEASWFASMVPLFLVIGTLLSGFTAAYMGRKRAMLAATVPHMVGMVLLCFVRGVVPDFVGISLLGFGMGLGESAISTYISETSEARYRGMLLAIASIMVQLATLVIFALGSMFTWRTTVLFVLGVPYFTVVIIAIVPEAPLWLISKNRNDDALKTLQWLRGWTTPEQVNSEFRQMQLQYDVSKACENCIGNGKTSSCTHNDKRGLKKLGEIFAWRNFAVFKIVIMLFLINHLSGAFPMRPFIIQILRAYGVSIDEYLATVVIGAASVVGKILSVVAIKMFGKRVVGMTALTATFLSLLGLALYANLRFPSNWMSFRHEIPDTISTSIIPLLLFTLYYFSHNFGIESMPFIALCEMFPFRNRCMCTSLSIAIGQLINFAVTKSYIYLETGLTLAGVMWFFASVCLIGIFLVYFFMPESEGVSMQQIELFFTDKKRKITDVNIKEFMRKTEELKENTYL